A single genomic interval of Camelina sativa cultivar DH55 chromosome 11, Cs, whole genome shotgun sequence harbors:
- the LOC104726117 gene encoding cleavage and polyadenylation specificity factor subunit 6-like, protein MDEGDGRDQMDQFHQNEAISAVADDGFMAEEEDDDYEDLYNDVNVGEGFLQSVKKSDEAGSRNDEEKEKVGIDGEDRVEPVLGTPEAEVSIPGLVGESLVKEGEAGAGGSGGTDVVVASSGYGAQEVKVSDVSQEIPDGIGAGTGGGLRVELGPAANRPTDLEVPRGNNISQGLLPPPPHVLGNNENLMRPVMGHVNGGTPPGPGMNMVGNGGNIAMPGVVGGGTGGGGNGTFLFVGDLHWWTTDAELEAELCKYGAVKEVKFFDEKASGKSKGYCQVEFYDPMAATACKDGLNGYAFNGRPCVVEYASPYSVKRMGEAQVNRTQQAQSVIAQAKRGGPADPPSKPVVANNNAAIGGNFQGGGNRGFGRGNWGRGNAPGGRGPGGPMRNRPNGMGRGLMGNGAFGQGMGTGPPMNMMHQPMMGQGFEQAFGGPMARMGGYGGFPGAPGPPFPGLLSSFPPVGGVGLPGVAPHVNPAFFGRGMPMNGMGMMLNAGVDGGHNMGMWDPNSGGWASGEDLGGGRAAESSYGEEAASDHQYGEVNHDRGRPNPVKDKERASEREWSGSSDRRIREDKDAGYERDIPREKDVGHGYEMPERRHRDDRDTGREREREHHHKDRERSKDRERERDRDRERDRERDRHREGSSQRYGGDHRTRHRDEPEHDDEWNRGRSSRGHSKSRLSREDNHRSRSRDADYGKRRRLTTE, encoded by the coding sequence ATGGATGAGGGAGATGGGAGAGATCAGATGGATCAATTCCATCAAAACGAGGCGATATCTGCCGTAGCTGACGACGGGTTTATGgcggaggaagaggatgatgattatgaggatCTTTACAACGACGTTAATGTTGGAGAAGGGTTTCTTCAGTCTGTGAAAAAGAGCGACGAAGCGGGATCTAGAAACGACGAGGAAAAGGAGAAGGTTGGTATCGATGGGGAAGATAGGGTTGAGCCAGTTTTAGGTACGCCCGAAGCTGAGGTTTCGATACCTGGTTTGGTTGGTGAGAGCCTTGTTAAAGAAGGTGAAGCAGGAGCAGGAGGAAGTGGTGGTACTGATGTGGTAGTCGCTTCTAGTGGATATGGAGCTCAAGAGGTTAAGGTAAGCGATGTTAGCCAGGAGATTCCTGATGGAATTGGTGCTGGTACTGGAGGAGGGCTTAGAGTTGAGCTAGGGCCAGCTGCTAATCGGCCAACTGATCTTGAGGTTCCTAGAGGAAATAACATTTCTCAGGGTCTCTTGCCGCCACCACCACATGTCTTAGGAAATAACGAGAATTTGATGAGACCTGTGATGGGTCATGTTAATGGTGGGACTCCTCCTGGACCTGGTATGAACATGGTTGGGAACGGAGGTAATATAGCTATGCCTGGTGTTGTTGGCGGGGGAACTGGTGGAGGAGGCAATGGGACTTTTCTTTTCGTTGGGGATTTGCATTGGTGGACAACTGATGCTGAGCTTGAGGCAGAGTTGTGCAAGTATGGTGCTGTGAAGGAGGTTAAGTTCTTTGATGAGAAAGCTAGTGGGAAGTCGAAAGGGTATTGTCAAGTAGAGTTCTATGATCCTATGGCGGCTACAGCTTGCAAAGACGGGTTGAACGGTTATGCATTCAACGGTAGGCCTTGTGTTGTTGAGTATGCGTCTCCGTATTCTGTTAAGAGAATGGGAGAGGCACAGGTGAATAGGACCCAACAGGCACAATCTGTAATTGCACAAGCTAAGAGAGGAGGGCCTGCTGATCCTCCGAGTAAACCTGTCGTGGCCAACAACAACGCCGCCATTGGCGGGAATTTCCAAGGTGGGGGAAATAGAGGATTTGGTAGAGGTAATTGGGGTAGAGGCAATGCTCCGGGTGGTAGAGGACCTGGTGGTCCAATGAGGAATAGGCCTAACGggatgggaagaggtttgatggGTAATGGTGCTTTTGGTCAGGGCATGGGTACAGGGCCTCCTATGAATATGATGCATCAACCAATGATGGGGCAAGGGTTTGAACAAGCTTTTGGTGGACCTATGGCCAGAATGGGTGGCTATGGAGGATTCCCTGGGGCTCCGGGTCCACCGTTTCCTGGGCTTTTATCTTCTTTCCCTCCTGTAGGAGGAGTTGGTTTACCTGGAGTGGCACCTCATGTGAATCCAGCGTTTTTTGGACGAGGGATGCCGATGAATGGAATGGGAATGATGCTTAATGCTGGTGTTGATGGAGGGCATAATATGGGAATGTGGGATCCTAATAGTGGAGGATGGGCTAGTGGTGAAGATTTGGGTGGTGGAAGAGCTGCGGAATCGAGTTATGGAGAGGAAGCTGCATCTGATCATCAGTATGGAGAGGTTAATCACGATAGAGGTCGTCCAAATCCTGtgaaagataaagaaagagcTTCAGAAAGGGAATGGTCTGGTTCATCTGATAGAAGGATTCGTGAGGATAAAGATGCTGGTTATGAAAGGGACATACCAAGGGAGAAAGATGTTGGTCATGGTTATGAGATGCCAGAGAGAAGGCACCGTGATGATAGAGACACTGGTCGTGAGCGTGAGAGGGAACATCATCATAAGGATCGTGAACGCTCCAAAGATCGTGAGCGAGAACGTGATCGTGACAGAGAAAGGGACAGGGAGAGGGATCGTCATAGAGAGGGATCGTCACAACGATATGGTGGTGATCATCGTACTAGACACAGGGACGAACCTGAGCATGATGATGAGTGGAACAGAGGTCGGTCATCCAGAGGACACAGCAAATCACGGTTGTCTCGGGAGGATAACCATCGCTCAAGATCAAGGGATGCTGATTATGGGAAAAGAAGGCGGCTTACTACTGAATAA
- the LOC104728909 gene encoding agamous-like MADS-box protein AGL82 yields the protein MGRKMVKMEKIPNEKTRITTYKKRKACLYKKASEFSTLCGVDTCLIVYGPSRAGDEMVAEPELWPKDESKVREIITKYRDIASSSCTKTYTVQECLEKNNTKVENSKTATKYQPWDKQLDKCSLNELYAVFVAVENKIQEATNKNQPFPDSTSWSHEQLALSGYNQQCLEQYQLLPMPTMEHNEFSFFPFNNQVSSTKTEVPSFSHGAEPMIANGQTFFYGSCSDGPYGPLVQRTAYMEPIQWGLGNSMFNDAKQFPDYPFRFAQNNDLEDSSKHPM from the coding sequence ATGGGTCGAAAAATGGTAAAGATGGAGAAGATACCGAACGAAAAAACGAGGATAACGACTTACAAGAAGAGGAAAGCATGTTTGTACAAGAAAGCCAGTGAGTTCTCAACGCTCTGCGGCGTGGACACTTGTCTCATTGTGTACGGCCCGAGCAGAGCAGGGGACGAGATGGTAGCGGAGCCGGAGTTATGGCCAAAAGATGAGAGCAAAGTACGTGAAATAATAACCAAGTATAGGGACATTGCGTCAAGCAGCTGCACCAAGACTTACACCGTGCAAGAATGCTTGGAGAAAAACAACACTAAGGTGGAGAATTCGAAGACTGCGACCAAGTATCAACCATGGGACAAACAGCTCGACAAATGTTCTTTAAACGAGCTCTACGCGGTTTTCGTGGCTGTAGAAAACAAGATTCAGGAGGCTACGAATAAGAATCAACCATTTCCTGACAGTACTTCTTGGTCTCATGAGCAACTTGCTTTATCCGGTTACAATCAGCAATGTCTTGAGCAGTATCAGTTGTTGCCTATGCCTACTATGGAGCACAACGAGTTCTCTTTTTTCCCTTTCAATAACCAGGTTTCCTCAACTAAGACAGAAGTGCCTTCCTTCTCACATGGGGCAGAGCCAATGATAGCTAACGGGCAAACATTCTTTTACGGGAGTTGTTCAGATGGTCCATACGGTCCGTTGGTGCAGAGGACAGCTTACATGGAGCCAATACAATGGGGTTTAGGAAACAGTATGTTCAACGACGCGAAGCAGTTCCCAGATTATCCCTTCAGGTTTGCACAAAATAATGACTTGGAGGATTCAAGTAAACATCCTATGTGA
- the LOC104728910 gene encoding putative E3 ubiquitin-protein ligase RF298 gives MVEKQEEEMNECGVLNGGKVGTSSVSSPPQEKGRKNKRKLADPSPQTAASLTEFPRYELHSLKSQNPLCENDSNGQLKAEESESLGWDDPFACQLEQLLSSSLLNLFRNAMNQIMDCGYSEDVVLKAISSSRLYCGGNDLVSNIVNDTLSFLKSGKKVAGSRDYVFQXHSLDNQALKLAGVHGIAVEVWWGIVERFCPLEFKWSLCLDMADSETPEKYLCSPEGLRRQLDRSML, from the exons ATGGttgagaagcaagaagaagaaatgaatgaGTGTGGTGTTCTCAATGGTGGCAAAGTAGGGACGTCTTCAGTGTCGTCACCACCACAAGAGAAAGGAAGGAAGAACAAGAGAAAGTTAGCTGATCCTTCTCCACAAACTGCTGCTTCCTTGACTGAGTTCCCTCGATATGAGTTACATTCACTCAAGTCTCAAAACCCTTTATGTGAAAACGACTCCAACGGGCAGCTGAAAGCGGAAGAGTCTGAGTCTTTAGGATGGGATGATCCGTTTGCTTGTCAGCTCGAACAGCTTTTATCATCGAGTTTACTCAACCTCTTCCGTAATGCAATGAATCAGATTATGGATTGTGGTTATAGTGAGGATGTTGTTCTCAAAGCTATTTCGAGCAGTAGGCTCTACTGTGGAGGAAATGATCTCGTGTCAAACATTGTTAATGATACCTTGAGTTTTTTGAAGAGTGGGAAAAAAGTTGCTGGTTCGAGAGACTATGTGTTTCAGNCTCATTCTCTTGACAATCAG GCACTCAAGTTAGCTGGTGTTCATGGAATCGCAGTGGAGGTTTGGTGGGGGATCGTAGAGCGTTTCTGTCCTCTTGAGTTCAAATGGTCACT CTGTTTAGATATGGCAGACAGTGAAACACCTGAGAAATATCTTTGCAGCCCTGAAGGATTGCGTAGACAG TTAGACCGTTCAATGTTGTAG